TCAATGTACACGTACAGGGCGTGCGCGTCTGAAGCGCAGGCGCCTGATCCGGTACTGTACAAACGTGTTTTTTTGGAGGTCATTCACCCCATGTTAGACAAGATTGATGGCTCGATGCTCAAGGAGATGTTCATCGCCGGCGCTGGATTGCTGGAGACGAACAAAGAGGGCGTCGACGTATTGAACGTGTTCCCTGTTCCCGACGGCGATACCGGCACCAACATGTCCATGACGCTCGCAATGGCGGTATCCGAGGTGCAGGAGCTGCCCGCGGATTCCGTGGAGAAAATCTCCAGCGTGTTTGCGCGCGGCGCGCTGCGCGGTGCGCGCGGCAACTCGGGCGTGATCCTCTCCCAGCTGTTCCGCGGCTTTGCCAAGGGCATGGAGGGGCACAAGGCGGTCGATACCGTGCTGTTCGCCCAGGCGCTGCAGTCGGGCGTGGAGATGGCGTATAAGGCCGTGATGAAGCCCCGCGAGGGAACCATCCTCACCGTGGCGCGCGCCGCGGCGGACGCGGCGGTGAAAGCCGCGCGCAGACAGAAGGACTTTGAGAAGCTGATCGTCACCATCATCGATGCTGCCGAGGATATGCTTCAAAAGACGCCCGAGATGCTTCCGGTGCTTAAGGAAGCCGGCGTCGTCGATTCCGGTGGCCGTGGTCTTATTATTATTTATGCCGGATTTAAAATGGCCATCGACGGCGAGGAGATGCGCTTTGAGTTTGAGAAGCCCATCAAGCCGGAGACCAGCGTGCTGGAAGGCTATGGCATCGCCTCCCAGAGCACGGAGGATATCCACTTTACCTACTGCACGGAGTTCTTTATCACGCATTTGCGCGATGACTGCGATGAAAAAATGCAGGAGAGCTTCCGTGAAAAGCTGCAGAAGGTCGGCGATTCCATCGTGTTTGTGCCCGATGATGACCTGATCAAGGTGCACGTGCACTCCAACTGCCCGGGCAAAATCCTGCAGCTGGCGCTGCGCATGGGCGAGCTTTCCCATATCAAGATCGACAACATGAAGGAGCAGCACCGCTCTCTGCTGGAGGAGGCGCCCGCGCCGCAGAAGCCCGCTGTACCGCCCAAGGAATACGGCATGGTGGCCGTGGCCGCGGGCGCGGGGCTGGAGGCCATCTTCAAGGACCTAAACGTGGACTGCGTGGTGCGCGGCGGCCAGACCATGAACCCCAGCATTGAGGATATCGCCCGCGCAGTGGACAGCATCAACGCGGAGAAGGTCTTTGTCTTCCCCAACAACTCCAACATCATCCTGGCGGCGCAGCAGGCGTCCCAGCTGACGGAGAAACAGATGTGCATCATCCCCACCAAGTCGGTGCCCCAGGGCATCGCCGCGGTGCTGAACTTTGACCCCGATATCTCCATGCAGGAGAACGAGCAGCACATGGTCTCG
Above is a window of Maliibacterium massiliense DNA encoding:
- a CDS encoding DAK2 domain-containing protein produces the protein MLDKIDGSMLKEMFIAGAGLLETNKEGVDVLNVFPVPDGDTGTNMSMTLAMAVSEVQELPADSVEKISSVFARGALRGARGNSGVILSQLFRGFAKGMEGHKAVDTVLFAQALQSGVEMAYKAVMKPREGTILTVARAAADAAVKAARRQKDFEKLIVTIIDAAEDMLQKTPEMLPVLKEAGVVDSGGRGLIIIYAGFKMAIDGEEMRFEFEKPIKPETSVLEGYGIASQSTEDIHFTYCTEFFITHLRDDCDEKMQESFREKLQKVGDSIVFVPDDDLIKVHVHSNCPGKILQLALRMGELSHIKIDNMKEQHRSLLEEAPAPQKPAVPPKEYGMVAVAAGAGLEAIFKDLNVDCVVRGGQTMNPSIEDIARAVDSINAEKVFVFPNNSNIILAAQQASQLTEKQMCIIPTKSVPQGIAAVLNFDPDISMQENEQHMVSAIATVQTGQVTYAVRDTHFEENEIHEGDIIGLANNKLTCVGNDVPDVSMELMEQLMDEEKEVISVFYGEDITKDAAQALCDALAEKYPDCDIEMHEGGQPLYYYIFSVE